One region of Limnospira fusiformis SAG 85.79 genomic DNA includes:
- a CDS encoding DUF3370 domain-containing protein: MLPLAIAPLILSVTPPPPVVITRPQEVRPLPGQLDNIPVFNSNSPEVVPVEGILLSTFPPEGKTQTNAHLNFPFDGRFDIFAHHIARPTDPEDLRTLYLGLLAYNPTSEPVTLEILQAASYLSQPDAPFIPLPPVLDNNDGTVFAGPGSRVMGEILRVGGQSSPPDQVIIPPQQFQMVFKAPIPVKTLEPPLNGRSLLMRLQSSGAVHIASLAQFAIQNPDGSESSPALESWVELLQNGSLVTPRDLAPTPPNSPENIIYGRVAGVALGSVWKAEITNLTIPEPGQAISYIFSSLPGGKLGTNQNQSAPMVVRYEDTAYQAHGNYGIQYSLTLDLSNPTNTPKTVVLTMETPLKSNELTDGGVQFFEEPPSRVFFRGTVRFRYTDDSGTTVSRYFHLVQNRGQKGEPLIELDIQPRTRRQVEFDFLYPPDASPPQVLTIKTLD; encoded by the coding sequence ATGCTACCACTAGCGATCGCTCCCCTAATCCTGTCAGTCACCCCCCCGCCGCCAGTAGTCATCACCCGACCCCAAGAAGTGCGTCCCCTTCCTGGTCAACTAGATAATATTCCAGTGTTCAATAGCAATAGCCCGGAAGTTGTACCAGTCGAGGGTATCTTACTATCAACCTTTCCCCCCGAAGGTAAAACCCAAACCAATGCCCATCTTAACTTTCCCTTTGACGGTAGGTTCGACATTTTTGCCCATCATATCGCTCGACCTACCGACCCCGAAGACTTACGCACCCTATATCTGGGCTTATTAGCTTACAACCCCACCAGCGAACCGGTCACCTTAGAGATATTACAAGCAGCCAGCTATCTCAGCCAACCAGACGCACCATTTATCCCCTTACCCCCCGTATTAGACAACAATGATGGGACAGTATTTGCAGGTCCAGGAAGTCGAGTCATGGGGGAGATTTTGCGAGTAGGGGGACAGTCATCACCTCCCGACCAAGTAATCATTCCACCACAGCAGTTTCAGATGGTCTTTAAAGCCCCTATTCCGGTAAAAACATTAGAACCACCTCTCAATGGGCGATCGCTTCTTATGCGGCTCCAGAGTAGCGGTGCAGTGCATATAGCTAGTCTAGCTCAATTTGCCATCCAAAACCCCGACGGTAGCGAATCTAGCCCCGCCCTAGAATCATGGGTAGAATTATTACAGAATGGTTCTCTAGTCACTCCCCGCGACCTAGCACCCACCCCCCCGAATAGTCCAGAGAACATCATTTATGGTCGAGTTGCTGGAGTCGCCCTAGGTTCAGTCTGGAAAGCCGAGATAACTAACCTAACCATTCCCGAACCCGGTCAAGCCATTTCCTATATTTTCAGTTCCCTACCTGGAGGTAAATTAGGAACCAACCAAAACCAAAGCGCCCCCATGGTAGTTCGTTATGAGGATACCGCCTATCAAGCCCATGGGAACTATGGCATTCAATATAGCCTAACCCTAGACTTATCCAATCCCACCAATACCCCTAAAACCGTAGTCCTCACCATGGAAACCCCCCTCAAAAGTAATGAACTCACCGACGGGGGAGTGCAATTTTTCGAGGAACCTCCCAGCCGGGTATTTTTCAGAGGAACAGTGCGTTTCCGCTATACTGATGATTCGGGAACTACAGTTAGCCGATACTTTCACCTAGTCCAAAACCGAGGACAAAAGGGGGAACCTTTGATTGAATTAGACATTCAACCCCGAACACGGCGACAGGTGGAATTTGACTTTCTGTATCCCCCAGACGCGAGTCCGCCCCAAGTGTTAACGATTAAAACATTAGATTAA
- a CDS encoding phasin family protein produces MPGFGDLVQKAVYLGVGLASYAGEKAGNKLAELQVEAQKLADELVKRGEMTTEEARRFVDDALRQAQEPGADYNPTPPQSAQPRRIEIIDDEEEAPASDDNIEDLRDQVDKLKDELRNLEND; encoded by the coding sequence ATGCCCGGTTTTGGAGATTTAGTCCAAAAAGCAGTTTACCTTGGGGTTGGTTTGGCTTCCTACGCCGGGGAAAAGGCGGGGAATAAACTGGCTGAGTTACAGGTAGAAGCCCAAAAATTAGCAGATGAACTGGTGAAACGTGGCGAAATGACGACGGAAGAAGCCCGCCGTTTTGTTGACGATGCTCTCCGACAAGCACAAGAACCAGGCGCTGATTATAATCCTACACCACCTCAGTCGGCGCAACCTCGTCGCATCGAAATTATTGATGATGAGGAAGAAGCGCCGGCGAGTGATGATAATATTGAAGACTTGCGCGATCAGGTTGATAAACTCAAGGATGAGTTGCGTAATTTGGAAAATGATTGA
- the hisA gene encoding 1-(5-phosphoribosyl)-5-[(5-phosphoribosylamino)methylideneamino]imidazole-4-carboxamide isomerase produces the protein MNVIPAIDLLEGRCVRLYQGDYTQAETFNEDPVAVAQEWVSQGATRLHLVDLDGAKTGQPTNHAAIGAIAKAVKVPIQVGGGLRSRDTVAALFDLGVERAILGTVAVENPQLVAELCAEFPGRIAVGIDARDGKVATRGWLETSEVKATDLAHQMAQLGVATIIYTDIHRDGTLQGPNKAALREVAEIVSIPIIASGGVSSITDLLGLLGLEPLGVTDVIVGRALYTGDVVLKEAIQAIGPGRIQDIPPDFGNSTFA, from the coding sequence ATGAATGTAATACCCGCCATAGACTTATTAGAAGGGCGCTGCGTCCGCTTGTATCAGGGAGACTACACCCAAGCCGAGACTTTTAATGAAGATCCTGTGGCTGTCGCCCAGGAATGGGTGTCCCAGGGCGCTACTCGTCTGCATTTAGTTGATCTTGATGGGGCGAAAACTGGACAACCTACTAACCATGCGGCTATTGGTGCGATCGCCAAAGCTGTCAAAGTCCCGATTCAAGTCGGCGGCGGGTTGCGTAGTCGTGATACTGTCGCCGCCCTATTTGATTTAGGGGTAGAAAGGGCAATTTTGGGGACCGTAGCGGTGGAAAATCCCCAATTGGTAGCTGAGTTATGCGCTGAGTTTCCCGGACGAATTGCTGTGGGAATTGATGCCCGTGATGGTAAAGTGGCGACTAGGGGTTGGCTAGAAACTTCTGAGGTCAAAGCCACAGACCTAGCCCACCAAATGGCACAGTTGGGCGTGGCTACCATTATTTACACTGATATTCACCGGGATGGGACTTTACAGGGTCCCAATAAAGCGGCATTGCGGGAAGTTGCGGAAATCGTCTCAATCCCTATTATTGCCTCCGGCGGTGTCAGTAGCATTACTGATTTATTAGGGTTATTGGGATTAGAACCCTTGGGGGTAACTGATGTCATTGTTGGCCGTGCTTTATATACTGGAGATGTGGTTTTAAAAGAGGCTATACAGGCGATCGGTCCTGGACGTATTCAGGATATACCCCCGGATTTTGGCAATTCAACTTTTGCCTAA
- a CDS encoding cation:proton antiporter, which yields MTPEVAIAEISIKENLEQFLLVLLISLSVATMSRLFPWLRKIPFTLLLVIVGLFLAFEDIHLIQLSPELILEIFLPPLLFEAAWNLNWRDLKRDLFPVFLYATIGVVICVVGIAIGLDLAVGMPIAIALLVGASLSATDPISVVALMKELGAPKRLRVLMEGESLFNDGIAVVAFIILVGFPMGNIEISPAAIVLKLLLFTGIAVVIAGIIGFGISYLTQRFDSPLVEQSLTLLAAYGTYVVTEDLGGSGVIGVVVVGLILGNFGSRIGMNPRSRLIVSEFWEFMAFLVNSIVFLLIGAQIEFASLATNIKPIAVSVLAMMLTRVISTFTLTAISNTLAKSEIDLQNQTMLWWGGLRGSVSIALVLSVPVAIPERENLIATVFGVVLFSLLFQGLTTQPLLQWLGLLKDQPLREEYLQLVARRVALNRVQNHLSQSVVKQELDPDAYQHQAQLIKSKLEAITTKTQQLLSQEPKLQELTIELLQEELVDIEAETYAEFVRSGRLNTQLSTLLSEVMEEKDPETA from the coding sequence ATGACTCCAGAAGTTGCGATCGCTGAGATCAGTATCAAAGAGAATCTTGAACAATTTTTGCTGGTCCTGCTGATTTCCCTCAGTGTAGCCACCATGTCTCGTCTATTCCCTTGGCTGCGCAAAATCCCCTTTACCCTATTATTGGTAATTGTCGGATTATTTTTAGCCTTTGAAGACATCCACCTAATCCAATTATCACCGGAACTAATCCTGGAAATTTTCCTGCCTCCCTTACTATTTGAAGCCGCCTGGAATCTGAATTGGCGAGACCTAAAACGAGATTTATTCCCGGTATTTTTATATGCAACTATTGGGGTAGTCATTTGTGTAGTAGGGATAGCTATTGGCTTAGATTTAGCGGTAGGAATGCCGATAGCGATCGCTCTGTTGGTAGGTGCAAGTTTATCAGCCACCGACCCCATCTCAGTAGTCGCCCTAATGAAGGAATTAGGAGCGCCTAAACGTCTGCGAGTCTTAATGGAAGGGGAAAGCCTATTTAATGATGGTATAGCGGTGGTAGCGTTCATCATCTTAGTCGGTTTTCCTATGGGAAACATCGAAATATCCCCGGCGGCGATCGTTTTAAAACTCTTATTATTTACAGGAATTGCGGTAGTTATTGCGGGGATAATTGGGTTTGGGATATCCTATCTAACTCAGCGTTTTGACTCTCCCCTAGTAGAACAATCCCTCACCCTCCTAGCCGCCTATGGAACCTATGTAGTCACCGAAGACTTAGGCGGATCTGGAGTTATTGGCGTAGTAGTAGTAGGGTTAATTTTAGGAAATTTTGGTTCCCGAATTGGTATGAATCCCCGTAGCCGATTAATCGTCAGCGAGTTTTGGGAATTTATGGCATTTTTGGTGAACTCAATCGTCTTCTTATTAATTGGCGCTCAAATTGAATTTGCGAGTTTAGCAACCAACATAAAACCCATTGCGGTTTCCGTCCTAGCCATGATGCTAACTAGGGTAATATCCACATTTACTTTAACCGCCATCAGTAACACATTAGCCAAATCAGAAATAGACCTACAAAATCAAACTATGCTGTGGTGGGGAGGCTTACGAGGTTCTGTTTCTATCGCCCTAGTCTTGAGTGTTCCAGTAGCTATACCTGAACGGGAAAATCTGATCGCGACAGTCTTCGGGGTGGTTTTATTTAGTCTACTATTTCAGGGTTTAACTACCCAGCCTCTCCTGCAATGGTTAGGACTACTCAAAGACCAACCCTTGCGTGAAGAATATCTGCAATTAGTAGCCCGTCGTGTAGCCCTAAACCGAGTACAAAACCACCTCTCCCAATCGGTTGTTAAGCAGGAATTAGACCCTGATGCTTATCAACATCAAGCCCAATTGATTAAATCTAAATTAGAAGCTATCACCACCAAAACTCAGCAGTTACTATCACAAGAACCCAAACTGCAAGAGTTGACCATAGAATTACTTCAGGAAGAATTAGTTGATATTGAGGCGGAAACCTATGCGGAATTTGTTAGATCCGGCCGTCTGAATACTCAACTATCAACCCTTTTATCGGAGGTTATGGAAGAGAAAGACCCAGAAACCGCATAA
- a CDS encoding YciI family protein has protein sequence MPWFAKIETGIVEKAVFDQYVPAHIEYVKQLAAKGHQARSGYWVRRGGGMLLFEAESMAAAQAIVADDPLVVNNCVTYEIFEWCVVAP, from the coding sequence ATGCCTTGGTTTGCCAAAATTGAAACCGGAATTGTCGAAAAGGCGGTTTTTGATCAATATGTCCCCGCCCATATCGAGTATGTCAAGCAGTTGGCTGCTAAAGGACATCAAGCGCGCAGCGGCTATTGGGTCCGGCGAGGCGGCGGAATGTTGCTTTTTGAGGCTGAGTCTATGGCCGCCGCCCAAGCTATTGTGGCTGATGACCCTCTGGTGGTTAATAATTGCGTGACTTACGAAATTTTTGAGTGGTGTGTGGTTGCACCGTGA
- a CDS encoding DNA phosphorothioation system restriction enzyme, with protein MSLPGIPVIPPQIHLRHYQRQAVSEWFANQGRGTLKMATGTGKTITALAIASELYHKIGLQVVLVICPYRHLVTQWGREAQKFGMTPLLAFESVHNWQKHLSTSLYNISSGHLPFLAVITTNATLISDSFQSQLRYFPPKTLIIGDEAHNLGAPRLEASLPRHIGLRLALSATPERHFDDQGTNALMEYFGRVLQPELTLAEAIRQGALVHYLYYPILVELTPAETLIYSRLTTRIGWALMDNDQDWETNENITALLMQRARIIGAANNKVKALRQLMSNRLQTSHTLFYCGDGITEKGTRFDRQLEAIVFLLGSELGYRVNTYTAATPMAKREELRRQFESGQLQGLVAIRCLDEGVDIPAIRHAVILASSSNPRQFIQRRGRVLRPHPGKDRATVFDMIVLPPDLGRNTLDVERNLLKKELIRFMEFADIADNAGEARVKLLQLQKRYGLLDL; from the coding sequence GTGAGTCTACCTGGTATCCCTGTCATTCCCCCACAAATACACCTGAGACACTACCAACGTCAGGCGGTGTCCGAATGGTTTGCTAACCAGGGACGGGGAACCCTGAAAATGGCAACGGGTACGGGTAAGACTATCACAGCCTTAGCGATCGCCTCTGAATTATATCATAAAATTGGCTTACAAGTTGTTTTAGTTATCTGTCCCTATCGCCACCTAGTGACTCAGTGGGGACGGGAAGCCCAGAAATTTGGGATGACTCCCCTACTCGCCTTTGAAAGCGTCCACAATTGGCAGAAACACCTATCTACCTCCCTTTATAACATAAGTTCGGGTCATCTCCCCTTTCTCGCAGTCATCACCACTAACGCCACCCTAATTTCCGATAGCTTTCAGTCTCAACTGCGGTATTTCCCCCCCAAAACTTTGATTATTGGCGACGAAGCCCACAACTTAGGTGCGCCTCGCCTAGAAGCTAGTTTACCACGACATATCGGTTTACGTCTAGCACTTTCTGCTACCCCAGAACGTCATTTTGATGACCAGGGTACAAATGCTTTAATGGAGTATTTTGGTCGGGTTTTACAACCGGAACTTACCCTGGCTGAAGCTATCCGCCAAGGGGCGTTAGTTCATTATTTATACTATCCGATTTTGGTAGAATTAACCCCGGCTGAAACTCTGATTTATTCCCGCCTAACTACTCGCATTGGTTGGGCTTTAATGGACAATGATCAGGACTGGGAAACTAACGAAAATATCACGGCGCTATTGATGCAAAGGGCGAGAATAATTGGGGCTGCTAATAATAAAGTTAAAGCCCTGAGACAGTTAATGAGTAATCGTTTACAGACCAGCCACACGCTATTTTATTGTGGGGATGGTATCACGGAAAAAGGCACTCGCTTTGACCGACAACTAGAAGCGATCGTCTTTTTATTAGGGTCAGAATTGGGCTATCGTGTTAATACCTATACCGCCGCTACTCCTATGGCAAAAAGGGAAGAATTGCGACGACAATTTGAATCAGGACAACTACAGGGTTTGGTAGCTATTCGCTGTCTTGATGAAGGGGTAGATATTCCAGCTATTCGTCATGCGGTAATTCTGGCAAGTAGCAGCAACCCCCGCCAATTTATTCAACGTCGAGGACGGGTTCTTAGACCTCATCCCGGAAAGGATAGGGCGACGGTTTTTGATATGATTGTTTTACCGCCAGACTTGGGCAGAAATACGTTAGATGTTGAACGGAATTTGTTAAAAAAAGAGCTGATCCGGTTTATGGAGTTTGCTGATATTGCGGACAATGCAGGAGAGGCTAGGGTGAAGTTATTACAGCTACAAAAACGCTATGGTTTATTGGATTTATAA
- a CDS encoding 2OG-Fe(II) oxygenase encodes MNDQLPPLLNKAIASEKRLDNLLSDSLTLVENALNSSEISLSERVEIALKILDISGVYHQLNRPQNSNDDPEVAETSTTDTPRLLEANFIQVDNFLSPEEQAETFKIAFQNHDKFFPSGVANKEENTRKSSVLLVQNFDEYYNKIRHKILQIRPQILAQLNLPTFLVSWVEMQMTAHNHGDYYYIHQDMDGEKIANRVLTYVYYFYEQPKAFYGGDLRIYPTYINGDGYTIGEQFVTVEPRHNSIIFFDSRMKHEVLPVFCPSGRFEDSRFTINGWIHR; translated from the coding sequence GTGAATGACCAGTTACCCCCTCTCCTCAATAAAGCGATCGCCTCAGAAAAACGCCTAGATAATTTATTATCAGATTCTCTAACTTTAGTCGAAAACGCCCTAAATAGTTCTGAAATATCTCTATCTGAAAGAGTCGAAATAGCCTTAAAAATTTTGGATATCTCTGGTGTCTATCATCAATTAAATCGCCCCCAAAATTCTAATGATGATCCCGAAGTTGCTGAGACTAGCACCACAGACACCCCTAGGTTATTAGAAGCCAACTTTATCCAGGTTGACAACTTTTTATCACCCGAAGAACAAGCAGAAACCTTTAAGATAGCCTTCCAAAATCATGATAAGTTTTTCCCGTCTGGAGTCGCCAACAAGGAAGAAAATACCCGCAAATCTTCGGTTTTACTGGTGCAAAACTTTGATGAATACTACAACAAAATCAGACATAAAATTCTGCAAATTAGACCGCAAATCTTAGCCCAACTTAACTTACCGACTTTTTTGGTTTCCTGGGTGGAAATGCAAATGACAGCCCATAACCATGGAGATTATTATTATATCCATCAAGACATGGATGGCGAAAAAATTGCCAATCGAGTTTTAACATACGTCTACTATTTCTATGAACAGCCAAAAGCCTTCTATGGTGGAGATTTAAGGATTTATCCCACCTACATTAATGGTGATGGTTATACGATTGGTGAACAGTTTGTTACAGTGGAACCTCGCCATAACAGTATCATCTTTTTTGATAGTCGCATGAAACACGAAGTTCTCCCAGTTTTCTGTCCTTCTGGGAGGTTCGAGGATAGCCGATTTACCATTAATGGTTGGATTCACCGTTAA
- a CDS encoding AAA family ATPase yields MNLLSIQLCNFRQFYGKSPIIYLAKGERNTTVIYGNNGAGKTTILNAFSWVLYEKFSAAFAVSEQLVNKRSLTEAEPGKAVGCWVEVIFEHDHKRYQVKRVCRAYKQNGEIEHSDSELYMQVAGDDGRWTLPPQPPEEIINRILPMSLHQYFFFDGERIEQIVRDERKAEIAEATKELLGVEVLNRGIKHLKEARKSLETDLSIIGNPETKKFLNDKKKREDEINNLSKRQKEIEIELAHHEQLKRTLNAHLLDLSGAAELQQLRSELESQIISIRDNLKKSKQSINKLLSTRAYPVLLSDTIADFRNLFSGMREKGELMTGITKQFVNELINRQQCICGTPIIEGSSECDRLKSWLNKAGMADIEETAIRMSTQVDDVDRQLAEFWQEIDHHQISISKNRAELSQIETRLDDIKKKLRNFPDEDIQKLQKRLDEIESSIGELNREMGSNSQQIETLTQECEKLSKQIDRQQMNEMKQITAQRRIAATEDAIARLSQVLERLDQQFRQQLESRVQNIFAKISFTPYQPQLSPKYELKLVERTSGEDAPVASSTGENQILSLSFIGGIIEGVREWSQKNTLMGPDSSTFPIVMDSPFGSLDEIYRRQIARIIPELANQLVVLVTKTQWRGEVAREIQPKIGREYILVYNSSKPDCEEDFINLQGVNYPLVKLSPNQFEYTEIIEVEAEF; encoded by the coding sequence ATGAATTTACTATCAATTCAGTTGTGTAACTTTCGGCAATTTTACGGAAAAAGCCCGATTATATATTTAGCTAAAGGGGAACGAAATACTACGGTAATTTATGGGAATAATGGTGCGGGTAAGACGACGATACTTAATGCGTTTAGCTGGGTTTTATATGAGAAATTTAGTGCAGCATTTGCGGTTTCGGAACAATTGGTTAATAAGCGATCGCTAACGGAAGCAGAACCGGGGAAGGCGGTAGGTTGCTGGGTGGAAGTTATCTTTGAACATGACCATAAACGCTATCAGGTTAAACGGGTCTGTCGCGCCTATAAACAAAATGGGGAAATCGAACATTCTGACAGTGAGTTATATATGCAGGTGGCGGGAGATGATGGGCGCTGGACTTTGCCGCCGCAGCCACCAGAAGAGATTATTAATCGCATTTTACCGATGAGTTTACATCAGTATTTCTTTTTTGATGGAGAACGTATAGAGCAAATTGTTAGGGATGAGAGAAAAGCGGAAATTGCGGAAGCTACTAAAGAGTTATTAGGGGTGGAGGTATTAAATAGGGGTATTAAACATTTAAAGGAAGCGAGAAAGTCTTTAGAAACTGATTTATCGATAATTGGTAATCCTGAGACAAAAAAGTTTTTAAACGACAAAAAAAAGCGGGAAGATGAAATCAATAATTTGTCGAAAAGACAAAAGGAAATCGAAATAGAATTAGCACATCATGAACAGTTGAAACGTACCCTAAATGCCCATTTATTAGATTTAAGTGGGGCGGCGGAGTTGCAACAATTGCGAAGTGAGTTAGAGAGTCAAATTATTTCAATCAGAGATAATTTAAAAAAGTCGAAACAATCGATTAATAAACTGTTATCAACTAGGGCTTATCCGGTTTTGTTGTCAGATACGATCGCTGATTTTCGTAACCTATTTTCAGGAATGCGAGAAAAGGGAGAGTTGATGACAGGAATTACTAAGCAATTTGTGAATGAGTTAATTAACCGCCAGCAGTGCATTTGTGGAACTCCTATAATAGAAGGAAGTTCGGAATGCGATCGCCTCAAAAGTTGGTTAAATAAAGCCGGAATGGCAGATATTGAAGAAACCGCTATCCGTATGTCTACCCAAGTTGATGATGTGGATCGCCAACTAGCAGAATTTTGGCAAGAAATTGACCATCATCAAATATCTATCAGCAAAAATAGGGCGGAATTATCCCAAATAGAAACCCGACTAGATGATATTAAGAAAAAACTACGCAATTTCCCAGATGAGGATATTCAAAAACTGCAAAAACGCCTAGATGAAATCGAAAGCAGCATTGGTGAACTGAACCGAGAAATGGGTTCAAATTCTCAACAAATTGAGACTCTCACTCAAGAATGCGAGAAACTATCGAAACAAATAGATCGCCAACAAATGAATGAGATGAAGCAGATAACAGCGCAGCGACGCATTGCGGCGACGGAAGATGCGATCGCCAGATTATCCCAAGTCCTGGAACGTTTAGATCAGCAATTCCGTCAACAGTTAGAAAGCCGAGTGCAAAATATTTTTGCCAAAATTTCTTTTACCCCCTATCAACCGCAACTCAGCCCCAAATACGAACTTAAATTAGTGGAAAGAACCTCTGGAGAAGATGCGCCAGTAGCCTCTTCCACCGGAGAAAATCAAATTCTCAGTCTATCCTTTATTGGCGGAATTATCGAAGGTGTTAGAGAATGGAGTCAAAAAAATACCCTTATGGGACCAGATAGCAGTACATTTCCCATTGTGATGGATTCCCCTTTTGGTAGTTTAGATGAAATTTACCGCCGCCAAATAGCCCGCATTATTCCAGAGTTAGCTAACCAGCTAGTTGTATTAGTCACCAAAACCCAATGGCGAGGAGAAGTCGCTAGAGAAATTCAACCCAAAATTGGGCGAGAATATATCCTAGTTTACAACTCGTCCAAACCCGATTGTGAGGAAGATTTCATTAATTTACAAGGGGTTAACTATCCCCTAGTTAAACTCAGTCCCAATCAGTTTGAGTACACAGAAATCATCGAAGTGGAAGCGGAATTTTAG
- a CDS encoding 2OG-Fe(II) oxygenase, whose product MNGDRLNRKSLNVTSPRLQRLVDRSIDVLESLLQDREVSPLDRAAIALKILEATGSDLRQTLPSVNVNIPDSPLVLGSYVQMENFLSPSENKQALQIAIASADQFVASTTTTGAVNYRESSILYATKFPEYYKFMKGRILETLPQVLSQLKHPPFTVAEVEMQLTAHHNGGYYKIHNDSSSAKTKTRTITYVYYFYDEPKAFTGGQLRLYETELRNGVAYNKETFKTIEPINNSIVFFDSRCKHEVIPVSCNSPNFKDGRFTLNGWLRRG is encoded by the coding sequence ATGAATGGCGATCGCTTAAATCGGAAATCTTTAAATGTCACATCACCACGACTACAAAGATTAGTGGATCGGTCTATTGATGTGTTAGAGTCTCTGTTACAAGACCGGGAAGTTTCCCCTTTAGACCGGGCGGCGATCGCTCTGAAAATCCTGGAAGCGACGGGGAGTGATCTCCGTCAAACTTTACCATCTGTTAATGTTAATATCCCCGACTCTCCCCTAGTTTTGGGTAGTTATGTTCAGATGGAAAATTTCTTGTCTCCCTCAGAAAATAAACAGGCTTTACAAATAGCGATCGCTTCCGCTGACCAATTTGTGGCATCCACAACTACAACCGGGGCTGTCAACTACCGAGAATCGTCGATTCTATATGCGACTAAGTTCCCCGAATACTATAAATTTATGAAAGGTCGCATTTTAGAAACTTTACCGCAGGTATTATCTCAGTTGAAACATCCCCCTTTTACCGTCGCAGAAGTGGAAATGCAGCTAACCGCCCACCACAATGGTGGATATTATAAGATTCATAATGACTCTAGTAGTGCCAAAACCAAAACTCGCACCATCACTTATGTCTATTATTTTTATGACGAACCCAAAGCCTTTACCGGCGGACAACTGCGACTTTATGAAACCGAGTTACGCAATGGTGTCGCCTACAACAAAGAGACCTTTAAGACTATTGAACCCATTAATAATAGTATCGTGTTTTTTGATAGCCGTTGCAAACACGAGGTCATCCCTGTTAGTTGTAATTCCCCCAACTTTAAAGACGGTCGTTTTACCCTAAACGGTTGGCTGCGGCGGGGGTAA